The sequence ACGTAAACGTGAACAACACGCCAGCCGTCAATGAAAGTGAAATCAATGGCTTGGCCCGTCGCTATATTGGTGCTATTGGGGGGTCAGATAACCTAACTGGTATCGACGCCTGTATTACCCGCCTGCGTTTGAACGTGAAAGATTCTGCATTGGTTAATGACAATGTGGCGAAGCGTTTAGGGGCATCAGGGGTGATTCGCCTGAACAAACAGAGTGTGCAAGTGATTGTCGGTACGCGTGCTGAGCTGATTGCTTCGGCGATGCGCGCAGTATTAGCAGGTGGCCCGGTTCCAGCGGCAAGCACCACTGCTGCACCGGCTGCGGCCCAGCCGCAAGCTGTGATTAACAGCGCCAAAACAGCTTCATTAGTCTTGGTGTCGCCGATTACCGGTGATGTTGTGGCACTGGAGCAGGTTCCTGATGAAGCCTTTGCCAGCAAAGCGGTCGGTGAGGGTGTTGCCATCCGTCCTACCGATAAAACGGTGGTTTCTCCGGCCAACGGCACCATCGTTAAAATCTTCAATACTGACCATGCATTCTGTCTGGAAACTGAAACCGGTGCTGAAATTGTGGTTCATATCGGGATTGATACGGTGAAACTGAATGGTCAGGGCTTTACCCGCTTGGTTGAAGAGGGGGCCACTGTGGTCGCCGGTCAACCTGTTCTGGAGCTGGATCTGGCTTACTTGAATGCTAATGCGCACTCAATGATTAGCCCAGTTGTGGTTAGCAACATTGAGGATTATGCCGGTATCTCGCTGTTGGCAGGTGACTCTGTGGTCGCCGGTCAAAGCCAATTGTTTGAGATTCGTGGCAAATAATCAGTTTAGATAGGGACTGAAGTCCTGAATACCTGACCTGAGTTTTCAGCAAACTAGCGGGAAGAGAGCGATCTCTTCCCGTTTTTTTGTTTTGTTTAGGGTAACAAACGGTTGTTTCCGGGCCGGGCTTGTTGGATTATATGCGGTTATATTTGTTGCGTTTGCATTGAGGAATAGAACAATGAGTGAGGCAGAAGCCCGCCCGAGTAATTTTATCCGTCAGATCATTGACGAAGATTTAGCCAGCGGCAAACACACGTCGGTTCATACCCGCTTCCCGCCGGAGCCAAACGGTTACCTGCATATTGGACATGCGAAATCCATTTGCCTGAATTTTGGCATCGCCCAAGATTATAACGGCCAATGCAATCTGCGTTTTGACGACACCAATCCGGTGAAAGAAGACGTCGAGTTCGTTGAGTCAATTAAGCACGACGTAGAGTGGTTAGGCTTCACCTGGAGCGGTGATGTACGTTACTCCTCAGACTATTTTGACCAACTGTACCAGTACGCGATAGAGCTGATTAACAAGGGGCTGGCGTATGTGGATGAGTTAACGGCAGAGCAAATGCGCGAATATCGCGGCACACTGACTGCGCCGGGTAAAAACAGCCCATATCGCGACCGCAGTGTGGAAGAGAACTTGGCGCTGTTTGAAAAAATGCGCGCCGGGGGCTTTGCTGAAGGCACCGCTTGCCTGCGTGCCAAAATCGACATGGCGTCACCTTTCATTGTGATGCGTGATCCGGTGCTGTACCGCATTAAATTTGCTGAACACCATCAGTCTGGTAACAAGTGGTGCATCTACCCGATGTATGACTTTACCCATTGTATTTCTGATGCGATTGAAGGGATCACCCATTCACTCTGTACTTTGGAGTTCCAGGATAACCGTCGTTTGTATGATTGGGTGCTGGATAATATCTCCATTGAATGTCATCCGCGCCAGTATGAGTTCTCCCGCCTGAATCTCGAATACGCCATTATGTCTAAGCGTAAGCTGAACCAACTGGTGACTGAGAAGGTGGTAGAGGGCTGGGATGACCCACGTATGCCAACCATCTCTGGCTTGCGTCGCCGTGGCTACACCGCCGCCTCTATCCGTGAATTCTGCCGTCGTATTGGTGTTACCAAGCAGGATAACCACGTTGAAATGATGTCACTGGAGTCATGCATCCGTGATGATTTGAACGAAAATGCCCCTCGGGCGATGGCGGTTCTTGACCCGATCAAAGTGATTATCGAAAATCACGTGGCTGGGGAAGAGTGGCTGACGATGCCCAATCATCCGAATAATCCGGATATGGGTACCCGTCAGGTTCCATTTGATCGCGAAATTTACATCGATCGCGCTGACTTCCGCGAAGAAGCCAATAAGCAGTACAAGCGCTTGGTGCTGGGCAAAGAAGTGCGCCTGCGCAATGCTTACGTGATCAAAGCTGAACGTGTCGAGAAAGACGCTGAAGGTAATATCACGACGCTTTATTGCAGCTATGACGCCGAAACATTAAACAAAGATCCCGCAGATGGCCGCAAAGTGAAAGGCGTTATTCACTGGGTTTCTGTTAAACATGCCCTGCCAGCAGAAATTCGTTTATACGATCGTCTGTTTAGTGTGGCAAACCCAGCCGCAGCGGAAGACTTCCTGTCGACGATTAACCCTGAGTCTTTGGTTATCCGCCAAGGCTTCGTTGAGCCGAGCTTGGCTGATGCGGTGCCAGAGAGAACCTATCAGTTTGAACGTGAAGGTTATTTCTGTGCCGATAGCCGCTACTCTCGCCCTGATGCGCTGGTCTTTAACCGCACAGTTGGCTTGCGTGATACTTGGACTGCAAAAGCAATAAACTAAGCTTTTGCACTCAAATTCAACTTCATTGGCGTGGCTGAGTCCACGCCTTTTTTATACTTAAAAATCCCATTTGTTTAATTTGTTAAACATGAATGCCCGCCTCTTCAATTTCCTCCTTTCTGCTTTTTCTTTTGGTCAATATCGACTGATTGCCCATTTTTTCCATGATGATACAGCGAACTGTAAGTCATTCTTAAATATTCGCTTTACGAATTAACTGAGTGAAAAGTCCGATTTACCTCAGGGATATTCCCTGTTTTATTGTGTTTGCTGAAACCATTCAATATGTCAATGAGAGACGATTTCTGAGTTCACAGATGGCCTTATGCATTGTTTTTAAAGCTTTTGTGAACTTAGTAATAATTTTTCACAGTTATGTGCTCATTGTCATACTTTGAATAATTATCGACTTTTTTAATTGATAATTCGCGTCACGAAAAATAGTCTGTACTCCAGCAGCAATCTTTAGAGCGTTTATCGAAAGAGACGTTTTTTTAAATTCAGTATCGGTGGATGGAGATTTCTCCTTCGCCAAATTTTACCCACTTAGGGTTTTTTTGAGGCTAAACCTGTGAGCTGTGGTGGACACAGGCAACGCACTTTAAATGTGATGTCAAAGAGGAATTTTTTCTTATGGTTACGCACGATGCTAAACGTAAAACGTTAGTGCTCGCCGTCGCGGGTGCATTGTTAGGAACGGGGTTTATGGTAACCCCAGAGGCCAAGGCAGAAGGCTTTGTTGATGATTCGTCACTGACCGGCGGTATTTATTATTGGCAGCGCCAGCGTGATCGTAAGGATTTAACTCCCGGCAGTGCAGAGTACGGCAAATATGTCGCTAACCTGCATCACTCCACCTTTAACGCCAATCTGGACTTCTCATCCGGTTACGCGGCTGACATGTTTGGTATCGACTTAGCGGCTTTCGGTGCCGTTGAAATGACTAACAGTGGCCCGGCTGCCCCTAACGAAATTGGTTTCAGTGATGCTAAAACTCGTTGGGATGAAAAATGGACTGGCGATAAGAGCGGTGTTAGCGTTTATAAAGCGGCAGCCAAGTTTAAATTGGGTGATTTCTGGGCGCGTGGGGGGTATATCCAGCCCACGGGGCAGACACTGTTAGCGCCACACTGGAGCTTCATGCCGGGGACTTATCGTGGTGCTGAAGGCGGCGCGAAATTCGATTTTGATACGGCAGGCGCACTGTCCATGTCTTACATGTGGACTGATGAATATAAAGCACCGTGGTATCAAAATATGTACAACTTCCGCCAAGCTGATGGTCTGACGGGCGTGAGTTACTTGCATTCAATCGGTGCCAAATACGACTTCAAAAATAAGTTGGTGATGGAAGCGGCATTCGGCCAAGCCAAAGACTACATGGATCAGTACTTTGCCAAAGCGTCTTACGCCTTCCCAGTTGCGGGCAATGATCTGCGTACCTCTTACCAATTCTACGGCGCGAAAGACAAAGTTGATGGCGGCGCCAGCAATGTGAATGACGTCTATGACGGCTTAGCGTGGTTGCAAGCATTGACGTTGGGTTACACCACGGGGCCATTTGACCTGCGTTTGGAAGGGACATGGGCCAAAGCTGAGGGTAACCAAGGCTACTTCCTGCAACGTATGACCCCCGGTTATGCGTCCTCGAATGGCCGTTTGGATGTTTGGTGGGACTCCCGCTCTGACTTCAACGCCAACGGTGAAAAAGCGCTGTTTGGTGGCGTGATGTATGACCTGAAAAATTGGAATATGGCGGGTTGGTCGGTAGGGACTTCCTATGCGTATGGCTGGGATGCGAAGCCAAGCAGCAATCCAAAATTTGATCAGAATACGCGCTTGAAAGAGTCCGCATGGAACTTTGACGTGCTCTACACCCTGCAAGAGGGCCGGGCGAAAGGCACTTTATTCAAACTGCACTACACCATGTACGACAACCATACCAATATCCCAAGCTATGGTGGCGGTTTCGGCAACGTGTTCCAGGATGAGAAAGACGTGAAATTCATCGTAATCGCGCCATTTACGATCTTCTGATAGTAGCAATTAAGCTAACAATAATTCAGCCAGCAGCAATACTTCCAGTAGTGACTCTGGCTGCAATTATTAATTACGGATGAGGTTAGTGATGAACAAATTCAAATTAAATACGTTAGCGGCGATCACCGCGACCTTTGGCTTGATGGGGGCCGCCAATGCCGACACCGCCAATCAACAGATTGTAGACCAGCTCAGTACCTTGAAAGTGAACTATAAAGTGTTGGATAACCGTGCTGGCGAGAATGGGGTTGATTGTGCCAAGTTGGGAGCTGACTGGGCATCGTGCAATAGAGTCATGATTACGCTGACCAACACTGGGGATGAGATCAAAGGCCAGGATTGGGCCATTTACTTCCACAGCATTCGCCAAATTCTGACGGTAGATAATGATCAGTTTAAAATCACTCACCTGACCGGTGACCTGCATAAAATTGAACCTACGGCTAAATTCGCCGGTTTCCCTGCCAATCAGGCGGTTGAAATCCCGATAACCGGTGAGTATTGGCAGCTATTTGCCACTGACTTTATGCCGCGCTGGTATGCCACATCGGGCGATGCGAAACCCAAGGTGCTAAAAAGTACCGACACTGAAGATATCAACGAATATCTAACCCAATTTACGGGCGATCAGTGGAAACGCACCAAAGACGATAATAATGTGCTGATGACGCCGGAATCCCGTTTCGTCAAAAATGACGCGGTGAAAACATTAACGGCGACGAACTTACGCGGGCAGATTATTCCGACCCCAATGGCGGTCGAGATTCACTCGCAAGATGTGAATTTGAGCCAAGGTGTGGCACTGGACCTGAGCGCCTTGCCTAAACCGGCTGCCGAGGTGGTACAGCAGCGTTTCGAATTGCTCGGCCTGAAGCTGAATGCTGCGGGTTTCCCGATAAAAACCTCGATCCAACCGGCTGCGTTTAAGGGCGATTTAGCGGTCTCTGGTGCCTATGAGCTGAAAATCGGCGAGAAGGGCGCACAGGTTATTGGCTTTGATCCCACAGGCGTCTTCTATGGTCTGCAATCTATTCTCTCTTTGGTGCCCACTGACGGTAGCCAGAAAATAGCGACATTGGACGCAAAAGATGCGCCGCGCTTTGAATATCGTGGCGTCTTCCTTGATGTCGGCCGTAACTTCAAAACCAAAGATGCCGTGTTGCGTTTACTGGATCAGATGGCCGCTTACAAGCTGAACAAATTCCATTTCCATCTGAGCGACGATGAGGGCTGGCGTATTGAGATCCCCGGCCTGCCAGAGCTGACTGATGTGGGCAGTAAACGTTGCCACGATTTGACTGAAAACAGCTGTTTGTTGCCGCAGTTGGGGTCTGGCCCGGATAGCAATAATCTGGGGAGTGGTCACTTCACCCGCGATGATTACATCGAAATTCTGAAATACGCCAAAGCGCGCCAGATTGATGTCATTCCTGAAATCGACATGCCCGCCCATGCTCGTGCGGCGGTGGTCTCCATGGAGGCCCGTTACAACAATCTGATGAAGCAGGGTAAAGAGCAAGAGGCCAATGAGTTCCGCCTGCTTGACCCGACAGATGACTCCAATACTACCTCCGTGCAGTTCTATGAGCGCAAAAGCTACCTGAACCCTTGTCTGGACTCCTCTAAGCGCTTCGTTGATAAAGTGATCGGCGAAATGGCTCAGATGCACAAAGAGGCGGGGATGCCGCTGACCACTTGGCACTTTGGCGGTGATGAGGCGAAAAATATCCGTCTGGGGGCCGGTTTCCAAGACAAAAATGGCCCGATTGAGCCGGGTAAAGGCATCATTGATAAGAGTGTTGAAGATAAGCCATGGGCCAAGTCGCAGGTATGTCAGGAGATGGTCAAGCAAGGCAAAGTTCAGGACGTGGAGCATCTCTCCAGCCACTTCGCCATTGAAGTGAGCAAATTGGTGAATGCCCATGGCATCGAAAAAATGCAAGCTTGGCAGGATGGCCTGAAAGATGCCAAAGGCGCGAAAGACTTTGCGACTCAACGTGTTGGTGTCAACTTCTGGGACACCTTGTTCTGGGGCGGCGCTGATTCAATCAACGATTGGGCCAATAAAGGCTACGAAGTGGTAGCCTCCAACCCGGATTATGTCTACTTCGACATGCCGTATGAAGTTAACCCGAATGAACGAGGCTACTACTGGGCCACCCGTTTTAACGACGAGGCTAAAGTCTTCAGCTTCGCGCCAGATAACATGCCGCAAAACGCCGAAACCTCTGTCGATCGCGATGGCAATCACTTCAGCGCGAAGAGTGATAAGCCGTGGCCGGGCGTACACGGTATTTCCGGTCAGTCGTGGAATGAAACCGTCCGCACTGATGAGCAGATGGAGTACATGATCTTCCCGCGCGTCTTACCACTGGCGGAACGTGCCTGGCATCGCGCGTCATGGGAGCAAGATTATAAAGCGGGCCGCGAGTACAAAGGCGGTGAGACGCATTGGGTTGATACCAAGGCGCTGGACACCGATTGGCAGCGTTTTGCCAATATTATGGGCCAACGTGAACTGGCGAAATTGGATAAAGCGGGCATTGCTTACCGCCTACCAGTACCTGGAGCACGGGTGGTTGCGGGTCAATTAGAGGCCAATATCTCATTGCCGGGCTTGATCATCCAGTACTCCACTGATGGCGGTAAGCAATGGCAGCAATATGATGCCAAAGCGCAACCTAAAGTCAGCGGTGATGTGATGATCCGTTCAACCAGCCCGGATGGTAAACGTAGTAGTCGGGCCGAGCCGGTTAAAGTGTGATGATGAGTTTCAAAACGCTGTGTCTGCTGTTTTCTTTATTTTGCGATAAACAAAATTAAGTGAAGTTGAGTTGATGGTTTTTCCCCCGGCTTGCCGGGGTTTTTTTACGTCAAAATTCATGCAGGCAGCCTAATCACTGAGTCATGATAAACAGCGAAAATATGTCATGTAAGATTAGGGGATGACGGGATATCAATAAGAGTGACCACCCGGCTCCCGCTGAGGTGAGCGTACGGGAAAGGTGGCCATTTTGCTGGGACTTATGTTAACCCGATAATTAAATAGCACTATCAGGGCCAAAAATAAACCTAACGTGATTCAGTGCTTAAAATCTTTATAAGATCAGCGCGATAACGCGGCATTATCTTTTATCGTGTGCAGACTCATTTTCACGGCAGTCGCCGGATTCACAGTGGCCATACAAATACAGGCTGTGATTGGTCAGCTTGATACCGTGTTGCTTAGATATTTCACGTTGAAGAGTTTCAATCGCTTCATTGCTAAACTCGATCACTTTACCGCAATCCAGACAAATCAGGTGATCGTGATGATGCTGCTGCGTCAACTCAAAGACTGATTTACCGCCTTCGAAATTGTGGCGGGTCACAATACCGGCATCGTCAAATTGATTCAGTACGCGGTAAACCGTCGCCAGACCAATCTCTTCACCGATATCGATCAGCTTTTTATAAAGATCTTCCGCGCTGACGTGGTGGCACGCCGGATCTTGCAACACTTCCAGAATCTTCAGCCGGGGCAGT comes from Yersinia mollaretii ATCC 43969 and encodes:
- the glnS gene encoding glutamine--tRNA ligase encodes the protein MSEAEARPSNFIRQIIDEDLASGKHTSVHTRFPPEPNGYLHIGHAKSICLNFGIAQDYNGQCNLRFDDTNPVKEDVEFVESIKHDVEWLGFTWSGDVRYSSDYFDQLYQYAIELINKGLAYVDELTAEQMREYRGTLTAPGKNSPYRDRSVEENLALFEKMRAGGFAEGTACLRAKIDMASPFIVMRDPVLYRIKFAEHHQSGNKWCIYPMYDFTHCISDAIEGITHSLCTLEFQDNRRLYDWVLDNISIECHPRQYEFSRLNLEYAIMSKRKLNQLVTEKVVEGWDDPRMPTISGLRRRGYTAASIREFCRRIGVTKQDNHVEMMSLESCIRDDLNENAPRAMAVLDPIKVIIENHVAGEEWLTMPNHPNNPDMGTRQVPFDREIYIDRADFREEANKQYKRLVLGKEVRLRNAYVIKAERVEKDAEGNITTLYCSYDAETLNKDPADGRKVKGVIHWVSVKHALPAEIRLYDRLFSVANPAAAEDFLSTINPESLVIRQGFVEPSLADAVPERTYQFEREGYFCADSRYSRPDALVFNRTVGLRDTWTAKAIN
- the chiP gene encoding chitoporin ChiP; translation: MVTHDAKRKTLVLAVAGALLGTGFMVTPEAKAEGFVDDSSLTGGIYYWQRQRDRKDLTPGSAEYGKYVANLHHSTFNANLDFSSGYAADMFGIDLAAFGAVEMTNSGPAAPNEIGFSDAKTRWDEKWTGDKSGVSVYKAAAKFKLGDFWARGGYIQPTGQTLLAPHWSFMPGTYRGAEGGAKFDFDTAGALSMSYMWTDEYKAPWYQNMYNFRQADGLTGVSYLHSIGAKYDFKNKLVMEAAFGQAKDYMDQYFAKASYAFPVAGNDLRTSYQFYGAKDKVDGGASNVNDVYDGLAWLQALTLGYTTGPFDLRLEGTWAKAEGNQGYFLQRMTPGYASSNGRLDVWWDSRSDFNANGEKALFGGVMYDLKNWNMAGWSVGTSYAYGWDAKPSSNPKFDQNTRLKESAWNFDVLYTLQEGRAKGTLFKLHYTMYDNHTNIPSYGGGFGNVFQDEKDVKFIVIAPFTIF
- a CDS encoding beta-N-acetylhexosaminidase; translated protein: MNKFKLNTLAAITATFGLMGAANADTANQQIVDQLSTLKVNYKVLDNRAGENGVDCAKLGADWASCNRVMITLTNTGDEIKGQDWAIYFHSIRQILTVDNDQFKITHLTGDLHKIEPTAKFAGFPANQAVEIPITGEYWQLFATDFMPRWYATSGDAKPKVLKSTDTEDINEYLTQFTGDQWKRTKDDNNVLMTPESRFVKNDAVKTLTATNLRGQIIPTPMAVEIHSQDVNLSQGVALDLSALPKPAAEVVQQRFELLGLKLNAAGFPIKTSIQPAAFKGDLAVSGAYELKIGEKGAQVIGFDPTGVFYGLQSILSLVPTDGSQKIATLDAKDAPRFEYRGVFLDVGRNFKTKDAVLRLLDQMAAYKLNKFHFHLSDDEGWRIEIPGLPELTDVGSKRCHDLTENSCLLPQLGSGPDSNNLGSGHFTRDDYIEILKYAKARQIDVIPEIDMPAHARAAVVSMEARYNNLMKQGKEQEANEFRLLDPTDDSNTTSVQFYERKSYLNPCLDSSKRFVDKVIGEMAQMHKEAGMPLTTWHFGGDEAKNIRLGAGFQDKNGPIEPGKGIIDKSVEDKPWAKSQVCQEMVKQGKVQDVEHLSSHFAIEVSKLVNAHGIEKMQAWQDGLKDAKGAKDFATQRVGVNFWDTLFWGGADSINDWANKGYEVVASNPDYVYFDMPYEVNPNERGYYWATRFNDEAKVFSFAPDNMPQNAETSVDRDGNHFSAKSDKPWPGVHGISGQSWNETVRTDEQMEYMIFPRVLPLAERAWHRASWEQDYKAGREYKGGETHWVDTKALDTDWQRFANIMGQRELAKLDKAGIAYRLPVPGARVVAGQLEANISLPGLIIQYSTDGGKQWQQYDAKAQPKVSGDVMIRSTSPDGKRSSRAEPVKV
- the fur gene encoding ferric iron uptake transcriptional regulator; protein product: MTDNNKALKNAGLKVTLPRLKILEVLQDPACHHVSAEDLYKKLIDIGEEIGLATVYRVLNQFDDAGIVTRHNFEGGKSVFELTQQHHHDHLICLDCGKVIEFSNEAIETLQREISKQHGIKLTNHSLYLYGHCESGDCRENESAHDKR